A region of Candidatus Poribacteria bacterium DNA encodes the following proteins:
- a CDS encoding SDR family oxidoreductase encodes MDRLNGKVAIVTGAGKKGEVDGTGYATSMLFAREGAKVLLADLSPENANATLAEIEAEGGEAAIFIGDISTEEACAGMVEAAVERFGKVNVLFNNVGLGGSGVVTQVDEEKWDRVMDVNLKSMIMACKHAVPRMAEAGGGSIINVSSIDALRAGSSRNLPYAAAKGGMISATTVMAVHHGRDNIRVNCIAPGHLYASFPAPYLSEAERERRRLIGPLGTEGTAWDVAWATVFLASDESKWISGVTFPIDAGLLAATPLAVVHQLDE; translated from the coding sequence ATGGATCGATTAAATGGGAAAGTTGCGATTGTTACAGGTGCCGGCAAAAAAGGGGAAGTCGACGGCACCGGCTATGCGACATCCATGCTCTTCGCGAGAGAGGGTGCGAAAGTGCTGTTGGCGGACCTCTCCCCTGAGAACGCCAACGCCACGCTTGCAGAGATCGAGGCAGAAGGTGGTGAAGCCGCAATATTCATCGGTGATATATCCACAGAGGAAGCCTGTGCTGGGATGGTAGAAGCCGCCGTCGAACGTTTTGGGAAAGTGAACGTCCTCTTCAACAACGTCGGACTTGGCGGTTCCGGAGTGGTCACACAGGTAGACGAAGAGAAGTGGGACAGGGTCATGGATGTCAATCTCAAAAGCATGATTATGGCGTGTAAACATGCCGTGCCACGGATGGCTGAGGCGGGGGGCGGCTCAATTATCAACGTCTCGTCCATCGATGCGTTGCGTGCGGGTTCCTCTCGGAATCTGCCGTATGCCGCCGCGAAAGGTGGGATGATCTCCGCGACAACGGTAATGGCGGTTCATCACGGACGCGACAACATTCGGGTGAATTGCATCGCGCCGGGACATCTTTACGCTTCGTTCCCTGCGCCGTATTTGAGCGAAGCGGAGCGGGAGCGGCGACGGCTTATCGGACCGCTCGGGACAGAGGGAACGGCGTGGGATGTCGCTTGGGCAACCGTTTTTCTCGCGAGTGATGAGTCGAAATGGATCTCCGGTGTGACTTTTCCGATCGATGCGGGGTTACTCGCCGCAACGCCACTCGCTGTTGTCCACCAGCTCGACGAATAA
- a CDS encoding nucleotidyltransferase domain-containing protein, with product MKYGLSDHTLQKIRGVFSHYPQVEKAILYGSRAAGTYRNGSDIDLTLCGDALTHSVLSRIDTELDDLLLPYTIDLSIFHQIDNPAMVEQIQHIGVNFYDKYQNA from the coding sequence ATGAAATACGGTTTATCGGACCACACCCTCCAAAAGATCCGAGGTGTTTTCAGCCATTATCCACAAGTGGAGAAGGCGATTTTGTACGGTTCGCGCGCCGCAGGCACCTACCGAAATGGATCTGACATCGACCTTACCCTTTGTGGTGACGCGTTAACACACAGCGTCCTCTCCCGAATTGACACCGAATTAGATGATCTCCTCCTACCTTATACGATTGACTTATCTATTTTCCATCAGATTGACAATCCTGCGATGGTTGAACAGATTCAGCATATCGGCGTAAATTTTTATGATAAATACCAAAATGCCTGA
- a CDS encoding LamG domain-containing protein, which translates to MTMHTTGTRSIYSIKCLSMVVVILALIGGPSVDAEVDKNTVAVWLFEEGSGDVAKDASGNGHDGEFAGKPKWVKAKFGGGLEFPGNDSGYVVVKSTKKLELETLSIEAWVKVAEGTGKWQGIVCKQQAGCGNRNYGIWVHVDQHVLHSEIGANGACGFSIDGTTKITDDKWHHLAFTYDGKMGRAYVDGELEVEAPNGTTFQSADPITIGVPNLNNANGLKGVIDEVRISNVARTEAEIQEAMDVGLAAILNVEPSGKLATRWGYLKRAP; encoded by the coding sequence ATGACTATGCACACTACAGGTACAAGATCTATCTATAGCATCAAGTGTCTCTCCATGGTGGTGGTAATTTTAGCCCTGATCGGTGGTCCGTCTGTCGATGCGGAGGTCGATAAAAATACCGTCGCTGTCTGGCTCTTTGAGGAAGGGAGTGGCGATGTCGCGAAAGACGCTTCCGGCAACGGACACGATGGTGAATTCGCAGGAAAACCCAAATGGGTCAAAGCGAAGTTCGGAGGTGGGTTGGAATTTCCGGGCAATGACAGTGGATACGTCGTCGTCAAGTCCACCAAGAAACTGGAATTGGAAACGCTCAGTATTGAAGCCTGGGTCAAGGTGGCAGAAGGCACAGGGAAATGGCAGGGCATCGTCTGCAAACAGCAGGCAGGATGCGGCAACCGAAACTACGGTATCTGGGTTCATGTGGATCAACACGTGCTGCACTCGGAAATCGGAGCGAATGGGGCATGTGGGTTTAGTATAGATGGCACGACCAAGATCACCGACGACAAATGGCATCATCTCGCCTTTACCTATGATGGCAAAATGGGACGGGCGTACGTCGATGGTGAATTGGAAGTCGAAGCACCCAACGGTACGACGTTTCAGAGTGCAGATCCGATTACAATCGGTGTGCCGAACCTCAATAACGCAAACGGATTGAAAGGTGTTATTGACGAGGTGCGCATCTCCAATGTCGCACGAACCGAAGCGGAAATTCAGGAAGCGATGGATGTCGGTTTGGCTGCGATTCTCAATGTTGAACCCAGTGGTAAACTCGCAACGCGTTGGGGATACCTCAAACGGGCACCGTAG
- a CDS encoding beta-lactamase family protein encodes MAAPEEIGFSAERLERIRPMLQGYVDDEHLPGFLTVIARRGKIVHFETVGMRDIENKEPITPDTIFRIYSMSKPITSVAVMMLYEEGYFQLDTPVSRFIPEFKNMKVYNKDQTEISDAKSEMTIKHLLMHTAGLTYGWGNKPVDERYKALKMSGASATLVSMTKTLGDIPLVHEPGERWTYGVSTDVLGYLVEVVSGMPFEEFLQTRLFGPLGMVDTAFSVPPEKRGRFAALYSFSKADGLERVGSKADADGEFTFFPSGGGGLVSTAADYMRFSQMLLNGGELDGARILAKETVELMRYPHHEGWFGLGFAVVGDEKSEDPDDEDGKDDKDAKKDPGDKDDKDDDDDGESKDTPESVGSFSWGGAAATTFWIDPVEEVVGVLMTQIHNNPYPFHHEFKVLTYEALTK; translated from the coding sequence ATGGCAGCCCCGGAAGAGATCGGCTTCTCTGCCGAACGCCTCGAACGCATCCGTCCTATGCTGCAGGGTTATGTCGATGACGAACATCTCCCCGGATTCCTGACAGTCATAGCGAGACGCGGGAAAATCGTCCATTTTGAAACCGTCGGCATGCGAGATATCGAGAATAAGGAACCCATTACGCCCGATACAATCTTCCGTATCTACTCCATGTCAAAACCGATTACCAGTGTCGCCGTGATGATGCTCTATGAGGAGGGATATTTTCAACTCGACACACCCGTCTCTCGGTTTATTCCCGAATTTAAGAACATGAAGGTCTACAACAAGGATCAGACCGAAATCTCGGACGCGAAAAGCGAGATGACGATCAAGCACCTCCTCATGCATACCGCTGGGTTGACTTACGGTTGGGGGAATAAACCCGTCGATGAACGCTATAAAGCTCTGAAAATGTCTGGTGCCAGCGCGACGTTAGTGAGTATGACGAAAACACTCGGCGACATCCCACTCGTTCACGAACCCGGCGAAAGATGGACCTACGGCGTCTCTACGGATGTCCTCGGGTATCTTGTGGAAGTCGTTTCCGGAATGCCGTTTGAAGAATTCCTCCAAACGCGTCTCTTTGGACCCCTCGGCATGGTGGACACCGCATTTTCGGTCCCACCGGAGAAACGGGGCAGGTTTGCCGCACTGTATAGTTTTAGTAAAGCCGATGGGCTTGAACGTGTTGGATCGAAAGCCGACGCAGACGGTGAATTCACGTTTTTCCCGTCCGGCGGTGGCGGGCTCGTCTCAACCGCGGCGGATTACATGCGATTTTCTCAGATGTTGCTCAACGGCGGTGAGCTCGACGGTGCCCGTATATTAGCGAAGGAAACGGTTGAGTTGATGCGCTATCCACATCACGAGGGTTGGTTTGGACTCGGTTTCGCTGTCGTAGGTGATGAGAAATCGGAAGACCCCGATGATGAAGATGGTAAAGATGATAAAGATGCGAAAAAAGACCCTGGTGATAAGGATGATAAAGATGATGACGATGATGGAGAATCCAAGGACACGCCGGAGTCCGTCGGGAGTTTCAGTTGGGGCGGTGCCGCTGCTACCACCTTCTGGATCGATCCCGTTGAAGAGGTGGTCGGGGTGCTCATGACACAGATTCACAATAATCCGTATCCGTTCCACCACGAATTTAAAGTGCTGACCTATGAGGCATTGACTAAATAA
- a CDS encoding Gfo/Idh/MocA family oxidoreductase: MGTERIKMGLVGCGGMSGAHMGGYRELWSKGIRDYEIVAACDIAVERAEERAHQAHEFQGGTKPAVYTELDEMLAKHPDLACVDICALHSAHHTLAIPALDAGKHVIIEKPFGITMRACKLMMEAADRNDRIISVAENYRLARIQRTRSWAIAQGRIGDPRMFFWVEVSEGLGKWGWRNFKMDAGGGWALDGGVHFTDLMRYILGMEAEEVYAINKAYEPFRYDNPAEREGGYAVDVEDAMIATIKFEQGVTAQWTWVGSAPGHGFRQHTVYGSEGSLDWNQGLVPRSGEPISNDDLMQEFTDSLSDSEREYYFPGGVEDTVAIELKYFADAIQSGGTPEVDAVEGMRSEAICMAVYESGWFGRPVTIQEIENCELEGYQKEINDKLGIGN, translated from the coding sequence ATGGGAACCGAACGAATTAAAATGGGATTGGTCGGATGCGGTGGTATGTCGGGTGCACACATGGGCGGGTATCGCGAACTCTGGTCGAAAGGCATCAGGGATTATGAGATCGTGGCGGCGTGCGACATCGCAGTGGAACGCGCCGAAGAACGGGCACATCAGGCGCACGAGTTTCAAGGCGGAACGAAACCAGCCGTCTACACAGAACTCGATGAGATGTTGGCGAAGCATCCGGATCTGGCGTGCGTTGACATCTGTGCGCTCCACAGTGCCCATCATACACTCGCCATCCCTGCGCTCGATGCTGGAAAACACGTTATCATTGAAAAGCCGTTCGGCATCACAATGCGGGCATGTAAACTGATGATGGAAGCCGCCGATCGAAACGATAGAATTATTTCCGTCGCTGAAAACTATCGTCTGGCACGCATCCAACGCACCCGCAGCTGGGCAATCGCTCAAGGACGTATCGGTGATCCCCGTATGTTCTTCTGGGTAGAGGTCAGTGAAGGCTTAGGGAAATGGGGATGGCGTAACTTCAAGATGGATGCAGGCGGTGGCTGGGCATTGGACGGTGGCGTGCATTTTACGGATCTGATGCGCTATATCCTCGGTATGGAAGCCGAGGAGGTCTATGCGATCAACAAGGCGTATGAACCGTTCCGCTACGACAATCCTGCAGAAAGAGAAGGCGGATACGCCGTTGACGTTGAGGACGCGATGATCGCCACTATCAAGTTTGAGCAGGGCGTTACAGCGCAATGGACATGGGTCGGCTCTGCCCCCGGACACGGTTTCCGTCAACACACCGTTTACGGCAGCGAAGGCTCGCTCGATTGGAACCAGGGGTTGGTGCCGCGTAGTGGCGAACCGATCTCCAACGATGACCTTATGCAGGAGTTCACGGATAGCCTCAGCGACTCGGAACGGGAATACTACTTCCCGGGCGGTGTGGAAGATACCGTCGCGATTGAACTGAAATACTTCGCCGATGCCATTCAGAGCGGTGGCACACCGGAAGTGGATGCCGTCGAAGGTATGCGGTCAGAAGCCATCTGCATGGCAGTCTATGAATCGGGATGGTTCGGTCGCCCAGTGACGATTCAAGAGATCGAAAACTGCGAGTTAGAAGGCTACCAGAAGGAAATCAACGATAAGTTAGGTATTGGCAATTAG
- a CDS encoding beta-lactamase family protein translates to MTRYEGLPRAIPEDVGVSTARLGRIAPVMQNYVDKGRIPCALTMIAREGKLVHFEKFGMQDIAAATPIDYNTIFRIYSMTKPITSIAVMMLYEEGHFQLTTPVSEFVPAFKNMKVYTEDGSAIVDAEHEVTIKHLLTHTAGLIYESDRENHPIDQRYEDADLYGGDLANMVNKLGSIPLLHQPGTAWKYGMSTDILGYLVGIVSGMPLETFLKTRIFDPLGMNDTGFSVPVENADRYSKVYEFGEDGELQAIEKVHAATGPLSFFHSGGGGLQSTAPDYLRFCQMVLNGGELDGVRLLGRKTVELITMNHISNDWQPNQRTGSGFGLGFSVVTDVAETHTLGSLGTCGWGGMASTTFWIDPVEELIGVFMTQLVGADSPFHAQFRVLTYQALTD, encoded by the coding sequence ATGACAAGATATGAAGGATTGCCGCGAGCGATTCCCGAAGATGTCGGGGTATCAACCGCGCGGTTAGGACGTATTGCGCCGGTCATGCAGAATTATGTTGACAAAGGGAGAATCCCGTGTGCATTGACGATGATCGCGCGTGAGGGAAAACTCGTCCATTTTGAAAAATTTGGTATGCAGGATATTGCTGCCGCCACACCGATAGACTATAATACAATCTTCCGTATCTACTCGATGACGAAGCCGATTACCAGCATCGCGGTGATGATGCTCTATGAGGAAGGACATTTTCAACTCACGACACCCGTTTCCGAATTTGTTCCGGCTTTCAAAAACATGAAGGTTTACACGGAAGATGGCAGTGCGATTGTCGATGCCGAGCACGAGGTGACAATCAAACACTTACTCACGCATACCGCTGGACTTATCTATGAGAGTGATCGAGAGAATCACCCGATCGATCAGCGATATGAGGACGCAGATCTCTACGGTGGTGACCTCGCGAACATGGTAAACAAACTCGGAAGTATTCCGCTGCTTCACCAACCGGGTACCGCCTGGAAGTACGGCATGTCTACCGATATACTCGGGTATCTGGTGGGAATCGTATCGGGTATGCCGCTTGAGACGTTTTTGAAAACGCGTATTTTTGATCCCTTAGGCATGAACGACACCGGTTTCTCGGTGCCGGTTGAAAATGCGGATCGGTATTCAAAAGTATATGAATTCGGAGAGGACGGTGAACTTCAAGCAATTGAGAAGGTCCATGCTGCAACTGGACCCCTGAGTTTTTTCCATTCTGGGGGTGGAGGGCTCCAATCGACCGCCCCCGATTATCTCCGATTCTGCCAGATGGTGCTCAACGGTGGTGAACTCGACGGTGTGCGACTGCTCGGCAGAAAGACAGTCGAACTTATCACAATGAACCATATTTCTAACGATTGGCAACCCAATCAGCGAACCGGGTCCGGTTTCGGACTTGGGTTCTCTGTCGTCACGGATGTCGCTGAAACGCACACGCTCGGTTCCTTAGGCACTTGCGGTTGGGGTGGCATGGCAAGCACCACATTTTGGATCGATCCTGTGGAAGAACTGATCGGCGTTTTTATGACACAATTGGTCGGTGCCGATTCTCCCTTCCACGCCCAGTTCCGGGTCCTAACCTATCAAGCGCTCACTGATTAG
- a CDS encoding nucleotidyltransferase produces the protein MNYQASRWMQRADSFRKAFSRLKEGVDLARQRELSDLEAQGLIQGFEYTHELAWNTLKDFLQTQEFKLYGSRDTTRAAFKEGLIENGEVWMEMIRHRNLTTHTYNESVAKEVVSAILNTYFSEFETLLVKIEHLKQEQSL, from the coding sequence ATGAACTATCAAGCCAGCCGTTGGATGCAAAGAGCCGATAGTTTTCGCAAGGCATTTTCGCGATTAAAAGAGGGAGTGGATTTGGCACGCCAACGCGAACTGTCGGACTTGGAAGCGCAGGGATTGATACAAGGTTTTGAATACACGCATGAATTGGCGTGGAATACTCTAAAGGATTTTCTTCAAACACAAGAATTTAAGCTATACGGTTCAAGGGATACAACCCGTGCCGCTTTCAAGGAAGGGTTAATCGAAAACGGAGAGGTGTGGATGGAGATGATCCGCCACCGCAATTTGACAACACATACTTACAACGAGAGCGTTGCGAAAGAGGTTGTTTCTGCGATTCTCAATACATATTTCTCTGAATTTGAGACATTGCTGGTAAAAATAGAACACCTAAAACAGGAACAATCCCTATGA
- a CDS encoding beta-lactamase family protein — MTLYEGLPRAVPEDVGMSTSRLERIAPVMQRWVDAGKIPGALTMIAREGRLVHFEKFGVQDVATGKPLEFDTIFRIYSMTKPITSIAVMMLYEEGHFQLGTPVSELIPAFKDMQVYTEGGEAIVDAETEMTIKHLLTHTSGLIYGGDGDHPINQRYRDANYYQSDLANMAEELGNIPLLHDPGAAWNYGMSTDVLGYLVEVVSGMPFEEFLKTRILNPLGMTDTAFSVPDEKADRYMTLYEPSEDSGIQVIENAPVSSGPRSFFHSGGAGLQSTAADYLRFCQMLLNDGELDGVRLLGRKTVELIRINHISDDWQPLERTGCGFGLGFAVVTDVAETHGPGSEGTYSWGGLASTTFWIDPVEDLIGILMTQLIGDSPFHAQFRVLTYQAITD; from the coding sequence ATGACATTATATGAAGGATTACCGCGTGCCGTGCCTGAAGATGTCGGCATGTCAACCTCGCGGTTGGAACGCATCGCGCCGGTCATGCAACGCTGGGTTGACGCTGGCAAAATCCCCGGTGCCTTGACGATGATCGCACGTGAAGGCAGACTCGTCCATTTTGAAAAATTCGGTGTGCAGGATGTCGCCACCGGAAAACCGCTCGAATTTGATACCATCTTCCGCATCTATTCGATGACGAAGCCGATTACCAGCATCGCCGTGATGATGCTCTATGAAGAGGGGCATTTTCAACTCGGCACCCCCGTCTCCGAATTGATTCCCGCTTTCAAGGACATGCAGGTTTACACGGAAGGGGGGGAGGCTATTGTTGACGCAGAAACCGAAATGACAATAAAGCATCTGCTCACACATACCTCCGGACTTATCTATGGCGGGGATGGGGATCACCCCATTAATCAGCGATATAGAGACGCGAATTACTATCAGAGCGACCTCGCAAACATGGCGGAGGAACTCGGTAATATTCCGCTCTTGCACGATCCAGGTGCCGCATGGAATTACGGGATGTCTACCGATGTTCTCGGCTATCTCGTAGAAGTCGTATCCGGCATGCCGTTTGAGGAATTTTTGAAAACTCGAATTCTCAATCCGTTGGGAATGACGGATACCGCTTTCTCAGTGCCGGACGAAAAGGCGGATAGATACATGACTTTGTATGAACCCTCGGAGGACAGCGGTATTCAGGTGATTGAGAATGCGCCTGTTTCCAGTGGACCGCGTAGTTTTTTCCATTCCGGTGGTGCCGGACTCCAGTCGACGGCGGCGGATTACCTCCGGTTCTGTCAAATGCTACTCAACGATGGTGAACTCGATGGCGTTCGATTGCTTGGCAGGAAAACCGTCGAACTCATCAGAATCAATCATATCTCTGACGATTGGCAGCCGCTTGAGAGAACGGGATGCGGTTTCGGACTTGGATTTGCTGTCGTTACCGATGTCGCTGAGACCCACGGTCCCGGTTCTGAAGGCACTTACAGTTGGGGCGGACTCGCAAGCACGACATTTTGGATTGATCCTGTGGAAGATTTAATCGGCATTCTGATGACGCAATTGATAGGCGATTCCCCGTTCCACGCCCAATTCCGCGTGCTGACATATCAGG